GCGGGGCGGAGCTCTTCCATGAGTATGGTTTCGTCGCGCTTTCGGTCCAGGATGTGGCCGTCGCGGGTGCCGGCGAGATCACCGTTGAAGTATTCCGGATGTCGTCCCCCCGTGCGGCTCTCGGCATCTACTCGGTGTCCCGCCACGGATGCATGGACGGCGATCCGGCGCTGTTCTACGTCTGTGAGGGGGCGTACCAGGTGCAGGGGACGGCACGGGAGAATTACATCAGGATCCAGAGCGGTACGGATACGCCTGCCGCACGGAAGGCGCGGCGCGTCCTCTTTGCTGCACTTGTGGGGCGCCTCGGACAGGAGAAGGTCGCGCTCTCGTCCTACTTCCGGAGCAGCAGCGATGTGATCCTCATGCATGGCCCTCTGGGAGTCCAGAATGGTATGCCCGATCTCGAGGAGGTTCTGGAAGGGAACGACGGATATACGGTCCAGGCCGTCTGGCCGGATACGTCGACGGCGGGATACGATCTGGTTGCGGAGATCACGTTCAGTTCCGATGATCTCATGAAGGCGTTCGCCGGACACTCCGGCGATGCGATGGAATGTAGCGGGGTCGCGGAATTCACCGCTCACAAGGGGTGGTGGATGCTCCGCTGTCCCGGGAACGTCGTCCGCTTCATGAAGGGGGCGCCGAACAGGGAACAGGCGGCCAGGATCCTGTTGGACGGCCCGCAAGGCCGATGAACGGAACCCGGATGCGCTGCGCATCGCGTGCGCAGCCGGTTTCCCTGGGGATATGACCGTGGTGGTCCATGCAGGAACGCTGTGACGAGAGAAGGAAGACTATGAAGCAATTCCTATCCGGTATCGAACTCTTTCGAGACCTGAGCGCCGAAGAACTCGGCCAGGTCGCGGCAACGTGCACGGCGCGTTCCCTCGACGCAGGGCAGGTGCTCTTCGAGGAGAATGCTGCACGCACAGGACTCTTCCTGATCCGCGAAGGGGAGGTGGAGTTGTTCAAGCGGACACCCTTCGGTGAGGAAAAACGGCTGGCGCATTTCCGTGCGGGCGATTTCCTTGGCGAAGGGGTCCTGATGAATGAGGACCCGCATTCGACCTCAGCCCGTGCGTTGATCCATGCCGAGGTCCTCGTCCTCGATGCCGTCCGGTTGGGAGCGCTCCTGAGGATGCAACCCACCATCGGCGTGAAGGTCCTCTCCCGCACGGCCCGCGTCATCGTCCGGCGCATGCGCTCGACGACGGCCCGGGTGATCGATGAGAATGCACAATACGTGTCCGGCCGCACGCGCCGCGAGCATGATCTCCTCGGCGAACGCGATGTGCCGCACGAATATTACTATGGCATCCAGACGCTCCGTGCGCTGGAGAATTTTCCCATCTCTGGGGTGACGCTGGACCTCTACCCTGCGTTGATCGAAGCGCTGGCGTGGGTCAAGATGGCCTCGGCTCGCGCCAATCAGGAATTGGGGTTGATATCGACGCCGATCGCGGATGCGATAGTCCGGGCTTGCGAAGAGATCATCGATGGCAAACTGCATAACCAGTTCGTGGTGGACATGATCCAGGGCGGGGCCGGGACCTCGACCAACATGAATGCGAACGAGGTCATTGCCAATCGTGCTCTCGAGTTGCTCGGCCACGAGAAGGGCGACTATGCTCACTGCCATCCGAACAATCATGTGAACTGCTCGCAGTCGACGAATGATGCCTATCCCACGTCACTCAAGCTCGCGATCATCAGGAGCAATGAGAAGCTGATCGTGGTCCTCCTGCAGCTCATCGCGTCGTTCCGGGCAAAGGCCGTGGAGTTCGGTGGGGTGATCAAGATGGGGCGCACCCAGTTGCAGGATGCCGTGCCGATGACGTTAGGGCAGGAATTCGAAGCCTATGCCGCCACGCTCGCGGAAGAGGTGGAGCGGCTCGAACAGAACGCGCGGTTGTTCCTGGAGATCAATCTCGGCGGCACGGCGATCGGCACCGGCATCAATGCGGAACCGGGGTACGGGGAGAAGGCCGTGGAATATTTGCGTGAAGCTACCGGACTTCCCTTCGTGTTGGCACCGAACCTGGTGGAGGCGACGCAGGACACCGGCGCATTCGTGATCTATTCGTCGGCGGTCAAGCGGCTTGCGGTGAAGCTGTCCAAGATCTGCAATGACCTCCGGCTGTTGTCCTCCGGACCGCGTGCGGGCATCAACGAGATCAACCTCCCGAAGATGCAGCCCGGCTCCTCGATCATGCCGGGCAAGGTGAACCCGGTGATACCGGAAGTGGTGAACCAGATCGCGTTCAAGGTGATCGGGAATGACCTCACCGTGACGATGGCGGCAGAAGCCGGCCAGCTCGAGTTGAATGTGATGGAGCCGGTGATCGCCGAGTGCATCTTCGAGTCGATCGAGATGTTGAAGAACGGGATGGCGACGCTGAAGCATCGCTGTGTCGACGGCATCACCGCGAACGTCCGCCGATGCCGCGCGATGGTGGAACGGAGCATCGGGCTGGTCACCGCCCTGAACCCCGTCCTGGGCTATGAGACATGTACCACGCTTGCCAGGATCGCACTCGAAGAGGACAGGAGCGTCTATGACCTGGTCCTCGAGCGCGGACTGCTCTCGCGAGAAGAACTTGACCGGCTTCTCGACCCCGAGACCATGCTTGCACCTCACCGTACGAAAGGGCATTGACCGATGATGCGAGCCATGCGGATCACTTCCTTCCTGGTGTGCCTGTCCATTCTCGCCGGGAACGGCCGCCTCCATGCCGGTGATGTCCCGCGTGCGCCGATCGTGCAGCACGGGTACCAGCGGGTGACGACGCATGAGGAGTTGTTGCGGTACCTCGGCCAGCTCGCGGGGCCGGGGAGTGTGATCCGGGTGGACACGATCGGCACGACCACACAGGGGCGCCCGATACCCATGGTGGTGATCTCGACCGGAGCGTCGACCTCCAAACTGCGCGTCATGGTGTTCTGCTCGCAGCATGGGAATGAGCCGTCGGGCAAAGAGGCCGCGCTGATGCTCCTGGAGCGGATCGCCCGGGGCGAGATGAACGGGATCCTGGCATCGATCGATCTCTGGCTCGTGCCATCGTCGAATCCCGATGGCAATGAGTTACAACAACGGTGGAACGGCATCGGGAAGGACCTCAACCGGGACCATCTGATCCTCATGCAGCCGGAGACGCGCGCCCTGCATGATGTGTACGATCGCATCCTCCCGGAAGCGACGCTGGACGTTCACGAATTTCAACCTGTTGGGAAGGCCTGGGAGGACGTTGGTTACTACCGCGTCATCGATGAACAGTGGGGCGCTCCCACGAACCCCAACGTGGATGTGTGGCTCCGGCGGTATGGCGTCGAGACCATGTTCCCGGCATTGAGGGCCGGCCTCGAGGCCGATGGATTCCGCTTCTACAATTATACGATCATCAGTACACCGGCCGACACCATGCGTCACAGCACCACGAACGTG
This genomic window from Ignavibacteriota bacterium contains:
- the aspA gene encoding aspartate ammonia-lyase — encoded protein: MKQFLSGIELFRDLSAEELGQVAATCTARSLDAGQVLFEENAARTGLFLIREGEVELFKRTPFGEEKRLAHFRAGDFLGEGVLMNEDPHSTSARALIHAEVLVLDAVRLGALLRMQPTIGVKVLSRTARVIVRRMRSTTARVIDENAQYVSGRTRREHDLLGERDVPHEYYYGIQTLRALENFPISGVTLDLYPALIEALAWVKMASARANQELGLISTPIADAIVRACEEIIDGKLHNQFVVDMIQGGAGTSTNMNANEVIANRALELLGHEKGDYAHCHPNNHVNCSQSTNDAYPTSLKLAIIRSNEKLIVVLLQLIASFRAKAVEFGGVIKMGRTQLQDAVPMTLGQEFEAYAATLAEEVERLEQNARLFLEINLGGTAIGTGINAEPGYGEKAVEYLREATGLPFVLAPNLVEATQDTGAFVIYSSAVKRLAVKLSKICNDLRLLSSGPRAGINEINLPKMQPGSSIMPGKVNPVIPEVVNQIAFKVIGNDLTVTMAAEAGQLELNVMEPVIAECIFESIEMLKNGMATLKHRCVDGITANVRRCRAMVERSIGLVTALNPVLGYETCTTLARIALEEDRSVYDLVLERGLLSREELDRLLDPETMLAPHRTKGH